From one Terriglobales bacterium genomic stretch:
- a CDS encoding cytochrome c3 family protein has translation MSQIFHRSTNTLSRLTIYGFLFLVGALTWTAAEVQRSSYVTTQGEAKVQTPPFSHQHHVGGLGIDCRYCHTSV, from the coding sequence TTGTCGCAGATATTTCATCGCAGCACGAACACGCTCTCGCGCCTGACGATCTACGGCTTTCTCTTCCTCGTCGGCGCGCTCACGTGGACGGCCGCCGAAGTGCAGCGCTCGAGCTACGTCACCACGCAGGGCGAAGCCAAGGTGCAGACGCCGCCCTTCTCGCACCAGCACCACGTCGGCGGGCTCGGCATCGACTGCCGCTACTGCCACACGTCGGTCGA